The DNA segment GTTGTCTTCCCCGGACACGCGCGCCGCCCGGCCCTCGGGAGCGGGCGCGGCATCGGCTTCGGCGCCATTGGTCGGGAGCCACTGTGCCGTGATCGCATCGCCCTCGGCCATTACATAGGCGCGCTGCATCACGTTGCGCAGCTCGCGCACGTTGCCCGGCCAGCGATAGCGCTCCAGGCGCTCCAGGGCCTGGGGCTCCAGCCGTTTGGAGCGGCCTTCCTGTTGCCCGATAGCCGCCAGGAAATGGCTGCTCAGCAGCCCGATGTCCTCGGCACGCTCGCGCAGCGGCGGCAGCTCGATAGGGAATACGTTCAGCCGGTAGAACAGGTCCTCGCGCAAGGCCCCGCCCGCCACGGCGGACAGGGGATCGCGGTTGGTCGCGGCCACGATGCGCACGTCGGTGGCCCGCTCCACGGTGGAGCCCACGCGCATGAAGGTGCCGGTTTCCAGCACCCGGAGCAGCTTGACCTGCAGTTCCAGGGGCATTTCGGTGACTTCGTCCAGGAACAGCGTGCCGCCGTGTGCGCGCTCGAAGAACCCCTGGTGCTGGCGCTCCGCACCCGTGAAGCTGCCCTTCTCGTGGCCGAATATCTCGCTTTCCATCAGCTGGGGCGATATCGCCCCGCAGTTGATGGCCAGGAAGGGCTGCGAACGCCGCCGGCTGAGGTCGTGCACCGTCCGCGCCACGAGCTCCTTGCCGGTCCCGCTGTCGCCGGTCACGAACACCGTCACCGAGGTGCCGGCCACGCGCGCGATCTGCTCGTACACCCGCCGCATGCAGGCCGAACGCCCCACCAGGTGGCCGAACCGGCCGGTATCGTCCACCGTCTTGCGCCAGGATTCGATCTCCGCGGCGATCGCCGCGGGAGGCATCACCCGCGACAGCACCCCGCGCAACTGCGGCAGGCTCACGGGCTTCACGAGGTAGTCGGCCGCGCCGAGGCGCAGCGCCTGGATCGACGTCTCCAGCGTGGCATGCCCCGTGACCAGCACCACCTGCGTATTCGAACGCAGCGATTGCTCGTTCATGAACGACAGGCCGTTGCCGTCCGGCAGGTGCAGGTCGAGCAGCACCACGTCCGGCGGCTGCAGCACCATCTTCTTGCGCGCGGCCTCCAGCGTGTGCGCCGTGGCGGCGTGGTAGCCCTCGGCGCTGCACAGCGCCGCCAGCATGTCCGCCGCATCGGCGTCATCGTCCACGATCAGAGCCAAACCCATGATTCCTCCAGGATGCATTGCCGCGGTGCAGCCATCCGCACACCGCGCCAACACAGATGCATGTGGACTCTGCACCCGTCAAGGCGTGCGGTCCATTGCGTTTTGTAATTGTTCCATCGTGATCGGTT comes from the Paracidovorax avenae ATCC 19860 genome and includes:
- a CDS encoding sigma-54-dependent transcriptional regulator, with the translated sequence MGLALIVDDDADAADMLAALCSAEGYHAATAHTLEAARKKMVLQPPDVVLLDLHLPDGNGLSFMNEQSLRSNTQVVLVTGHATLETSIQALRLGAADYLVKPVSLPQLRGVLSRVMPPAAIAAEIESWRKTVDDTGRFGHLVGRSACMRRVYEQIARVAGTSVTVFVTGDSGTGKELVARTVHDLSRRRSQPFLAINCGAISPQLMESEIFGHEKGSFTGAERQHQGFFERAHGGTLFLDEVTEMPLELQVKLLRVLETGTFMRVGSTVERATDVRIVAATNRDPLSAVAGGALREDLFYRLNVFPIELPPLRERAEDIGLLSSHFLAAIGQQEGRSKRLEPQALERLERYRWPGNVRELRNVMQRAYVMAEGDAITAQWLPTNGAEADAAPAPEGRAARVSGEDNGAESAGQLRVDVGTSIADVEQQLILRTLRHFDNHKERAAAALGVSLKTLYNKLKAYESTAADASSTR